The genomic segment CATCCAGACTTCATCGCAGACGGCCAGCGCCAGCGCGCCTCCGCTGCCTCCCTCGCCGATTAAAATGCTGATACAGGGCGTTTTCAGGGCAGAAAGCTCTAAGAGGTTCTGGGCGATTGCACTGCCCTGGCCGCGCTCTTCTGCACTAATGCCGCAGTATGCGCCGGAGGTATCCACCAGGCAGATGACCGGGCGGCCAAACTTCTCCGCCTGCCGCATGAGCCGAAGCGCCTTGCGGTAGCCTTCCGGGTGTACGGAGCCGAAATTGCGATCCACCTTCTCCTTGGTATCCGCGCCCTTTTCTATCGCGATGACGGTAACGGGCTGGCCATCCAGCCGGGCAATGCCGGCCAAAATGGCATGGTCGTCGCTGTAAAGGCGATCGCCGTGCAGCTCGAAGAAATCCGTAAACAGGGCAGAGATGTAGCTGGCGGCGGTGGGGCGGCCCTTAGCGCGGGCCGCGCACAAGCGTTCGTAAGCCCTCATGCCGCACCTCCTTCATGCAGGCCGAGCAACAGACTGATGGCCTGTTTTTGCTCCCGGCGATCCACGATGCTGTCCACAAAGCCCTTTTGCATGAGAAACTCCGAACGCTGAAAGCCTTCGGGAAGCTTTTGGCGAATGGTCTGCTCGATGACTCTGGGCCCGGCAAACCCGATGAGCGCGCCTGGCTCGGCCAGAATGATATCGCCCTCCATGGCAAAGCTGGCCGTGACGCCGCCGGTAGTCGGGTCGGTCAGCACGGTGAGATAGAGCAGGCCGGCCTGGCTGTGGCGCTGAACTGCGGCGCTGGTTTTGGCCATCTGCATCAGGGATAAAATACCCTCCTGAATGCGCGCACCGCCCGAGACCGTGTAGCCCAGAACCGGAAGCTTTTTGGCCAGAGCAGCCTCGAAAAGCAGCGTGATTTTTTCGCCCACAGCCGTGCCCATGCTGCCCATGAAGAACAGCGAATCCATGACGAACAGCGCGCAGTCGTGTCCGCCGACCTGGCAGAACCCGGTAACGACGCCCTCGTTCTCGCCGCTGTTTTTCATCGCGCCCTCCAGCTTTTTGGCATAGCCGGGGAATGTGCTGCCGGCAGTGGAAGTGAGATCCTGGTTGATTTCGGTAAAACTATCCGCGTCTGCAATGAGCGCGATGCGCTCCCGGGCAGAGAGGCGGAAGTGATGCCCGCAATCCGGGCAGATAAAGCAGTTTGCCTGCAAATCCGAGAGAAAGCAGAGCTTTTTGCAGGAAGGGCAGGAGCGGCAAAGCTCGTCGGGCACTTGCGGCGCCTCCTGCCGGCCCTTCTCCTGCCCCTCGAGATCTACATTGGGGTTGAGAAACATGCTTTTTTTGAGCATAGAACTCCTCCTGGTTTGAGGTTGTTTGGCGGCGGGTTATTTCTGCTCCCGCCTTGCGAGAAAATCTGTCGTATAAGAGCCGTCCAAAAACTCCGGCTCGGAGATGAGGTCTACCTGAAGCTCCCGGTTGTTTTCGATCCCCTCCACGATGGTCTCGCAGAGCGCCGCCTTCATTTTGCGGATGGCCTCCTGGCGCGTGCCTGCATGGACGATGAGCTTGCCGACCATGGAATCATAGAAGGGGGGGATGGCATAGCCCTGGTAGAGCGCGGTATCAAAGCGCACGTTTGGGCCGCCCGGGATATGCAATAGGTTGATGGTCCCGCAGCTGGGGCGGAAATTATGCAGCGGATCTTCGGCATTGATGCGGCATTCGATGGCATGGCCGGATAGATGCACATCCTGCTGGCAAAAATCCAGCTCCATGCCCGCGGCGACGCGGATCTGCCATTTGACGAGGTCTAGCCCCGTCACCATCTCGGTTACCGGGTGCTCGACCTGCAGGCGGGTATTCATCTCCATGAAATAGAAATGCCCATCCGGCCCAAGCAGGAATTCGATGGTCCCAAGGCCGCGGTAGCCGACTGCTTTGGCGGCTTTGATGGAAGCCTCGATCATCTGAGCGCGAGTTTCCTCCGAAATAGCGGGGGAGGGGCTCTCCTCGATGAGCTTTTGGTTTTTGCGCTGCATGGAGCATTCCCGCTCTCCCAGGCAGACGACTCCGCCGTAGTTATCGCAGAGCAGCTGCATCTCGATATGCTTGGAGGGCGCAAGGAATTTTTCCATGTAGACGGCGCCGTCGCCAAAAGCGCTCTCCGCTTCGGCGGTTGCCGCCAGAAAAGCGCGCTCCAAATCCTCTTTTTTCTCCACTTTGCGGATGCCGCGCCCGCCGCCGCCCGAGCGTGCTTTGACCAGCAGGGGATAACCAATGGCGTCGCCCTCCGCAAGCGCCTCCGCTACGGAGGGGATGATGCCGCCGCCCGGGATGACGGGAACACCCGCCGCCCGCATGGTGCGCTTGGCCTCATCCTTATCGCCCATGCGGGTGATGACCTCGCTGGGCGGGCCGATAAAGCTGATATGGCACTCTTCGCAGAGCTGGGCGAAATGCGCGTTTTCCGAGAGCAGGCCGTATCCGGGATGGATGGCTTGTGCGCCGCAGGCGACAGCCGTGGAAAGCAGCGCCGTCATATTCAGATAGCTCTGGGCGACGGGCGCCGGCCCGATGCAGATGCTCTCATCCGCCAGGCTGACGTGCAGTGCGTCCCGGTCTGCCTCGGAAAAGACGGCCACCGTCGTGATGCCCATTTCCTTGCAGGCGCGGATGATGCGCACGGCGATCTCCCCGCGGTTTGCAATGAGTATTTTTGAAAACATCGGCCTACCGCCCTTCGATTAGGGCGAAGGAAAGCTCGCCCGAGGAGCAGAGTTTTCCGCCGACGGATGCTTCGCACCTAGTAAAGAAAAACGGCCCTTTCTGCTTTGCGATATAGGCAGAGATCTCCAGCGTATCCCCGGGGAAAACCTTGTTTTTGAAGCGGGCTCTGTCGATGCCGGTATAGTAGGGCGTCTTGCCCACGAGCTCATCCTTTAAAAGAATACAGCAGGTTTGCGCCATAATTTCGCAGAGAACCACGCCGGGAACCACGGGATTGCCGGGAAAATGCCCCTGCAAGAACCATTCGTCTCCCCGAACGCGATAAATCCCGTGGGCAATTTTATTTTCATCCACTTCCACTTGGTCTACCAGCAGCATGGGCTCCCGATGCGGGAGGAAGGTTTTGATTTCTTCTCTGTTCATCCTGCCCTCCTAGAAGATTTTAAAGAGCGGCTGGCCAAATTCCACGACATCGCCGCTTTTTACGCAGATATCCACCACTTCGCCGTCCTGCTCGGCCGTGATCTCGTTCATCAGCTTCATGGCCTCGATGATGCAGAGCACATCGCCCTTTTTGACCTTGCTGCCCACTTTGACAAAGGGCTCCTGATCCGGGGCGGGGGTGGCATAGAACACGCCCACCATCGGGGAAGTTACCAAGCTGATGGCGTTAAAATCCAGGCCGGGATCATCCAGCGGCTCGCTGGACGCCGGCGCCTGCTCCGGCATGGAAGCCATGGGAAGCGGCGCAGGAACAGAGCTCTGAACGATCTGCGCAGGCGCGCTTTTTTCCAGGCGGATGCGCGTTTCGCCCTCTTCCAGCTCCAGGGCCGTCAGGTTGGCATCCTGCAAAATCCCCGCCAGTTCGCGGATGGTCTTGATGTTCATTTGCTCACCTCCGGGCAGGGGCGGAATGCCAAGCAGGCGTTATGCCCGCCAAAGCCAAGGGAAGTGGAAAGCGCCAGGCTTGCCTGGGCTTTGCGCGCCTCGTTGGGGACATAGTCGAGATCGCAGGCGGGATCCGGCTGTTCATAGTGGATGGTGGGCGGCAAAATGCCCTCTTTGAGCGCCAAAGCGCAGACGATGGCTTCCGCCGCGCCCGCGGCGCCCAGCATATGGCCGGTCATGGATTTGGTGGAGCTAATGGCGGCCTTCTTCGCCGCCTGCTCGCCCAGAGCCAGCTTGATGGCGGTGGTTTCGGAAGAATCGTTCAGGGGCGTACCCGTGCCGTGGGCGTTGATATAGATGCTGTCTGCGCCGCTCATGCCCGCTTCCTGCGCGGCCAGCTGAATTGCCCGGCTGGCGCACTGGCCGTCCGGCCGGGGCGCGGTGATGTGGTGCGCATCGCAGGTGTTGCCATAGCCGCAGATCTCCGCGTAAATCTTGGCGCCGCGGGCTTTGGCGTGTTCATATTCTTCCAGCACCAGAATGCCCGCGCCTTCTCCGATGACGAAGCCCTTGCGGCGGGCGTCGAAGGGGAGGGAAGCGGCGTCGGCGTCCTCGCTGAGCGAAAGCGCCTGGCAGTTGGTGAAGCCGGCAATGGCCAAAGGCTCAACCGCCGCCTCACTGCCGCCGGCAAAAATAGCATCCGCATAGCCATGCGCAATGGCGTGGAACGCCTCGCCGATGGTGTGCGTCGAGGTGGCGCAGGCGGTAACTACGGGCAGGCAGGGCCCCTGGGCATCCATTGCCATGGCAATGTTGCCTGCCGCAATGTTGGCGATCATCATGGGGATGAACAGCGGGGAAACCCGCCCCGGGCCGCGGTTTAAAAGCTTCTCGGTTTCAGCGGCGAACGTATGGATGCCGCCGATGCCCGAGCCGACGTATACGCCCAGCCGATCCGGCGAAACCGCGCCGACGATGCCGCTGTCCTCTGCGGCCTGCTTCGCCGCGGCCATGGCATACTGCGTATAGAGATCCATGCGGCGGGTGTTTTCCAGGCCGTAATCGGCCGGGTTAAAATCCTTCACTTCTGCCGCCAGATGCACTTTATAGCCCTCGGTATCGAAATGCGTAATCGGGCCGATTCCGCAGACGCCCTGGCAGAGATTTTCAAAATAATCGGGGATATTGTTGCCAACGGGAGAGATGATCCCAAGACCAGTAATGACAACGCGTCTCATAACAAATCCTCCTAAAGCAAGATAAAAAATAAAATAAGAAAAATAATTGCGTGGGGCAGGAGCTCACATGCTCATGCCGCCGTCTACCGGGATGACTGCCCCGGTCAGATAGCCCGCCTGCTCGCAGGCCAGGAAGGCAGCCAGATTTGCGACGTCCTCGGCCTGGCCGCAGCGCTTCATGGGAATGGCCGAAAGAACGGCCTCCTGTGCGGCGGCGGGCATGGCGGCCGTCATATCCGTCTCGATAAAGCCGGGGGCGATGGCGTTGCAGGTCACGCCGCGGCTGGCCAGCTCTTTGGCGACGCTCTTGGTCAGGCCGATGATGCCGGCTTTTGCGGCCGCGTAGTTTGCCTGCCCGGCGTTGCCCATCAGGCCGACGACGGAGGTCAGGTTGATGATGCGGCCGGCCCGGCTGCGCATCATGCCGCCGCAGGCCTGCCGGATGAGATTGAATGCGCCTTTGAGGTTGACGGCGATGACGCGGTCAAACTCCTCTTCCTTCATGCGCATGCAGAGGGTGTCTTTGGTGATGCCGGCGTTGTTGACCAGCGCCCAGATGGGCCCCAGATCCGCAATGACCGAGGAGACCAGCTCCCCTGCGGCGGAAAAATCCGAGACATCGCACTGATAGGTTTTCGCCCGGACGCCCAGCGCCTCAACTTCCTTTTGGCACTGCTCTGCGGCGGCGGTATTGCCCGCATAGACGATGGCAATATCCATGCCGGCCTCCGCCAGTTTCAGGGCGATGGCCTTGCCAATCCCTCGGGATGCCCCGGTAACCAGGGCGACTTTATTTGCCATTTTCTTCTCCTTTCAGCATGGAAACCGCTTTTTGCAGCGTTTCGGGAGATTCGATGTTGCAGGCAGCCGCGTCTGCGTCGATTTTGCGCATCAGGCCAGTCAGCGTCTTGCCTGCGCCCACCTCCGCGAAAGCCCCGCAGCCCTCTTTTCTCAGCGCCTCCATGCTCTTCTGCCAGAGCACCGGGCTTTTGACCTGCTGGGCCAAAAGATCGGCCGCGCTCTCTGCCGTATAGGGCTCGGCCGTGGCGTTGGCGTAGAGGGGAATGCGCGGGGCGGAGAAGGATAGGCCAGCCATATATTCCGCGAGGCCTTCCGAAGCCTCCTGCATATAGGGAGAGTGGAAGGAACCGCTGACTTTCAGGCGCATGGCCCGGCCGCCGGCCGCGGAAACCTCCTGCTCCAGCGCCGCCAGCTGCTCTTCCTTGCCCGAGACGACCGTCTGTCCGGGGCAGTTGTAGTTGACGGGAAACACATCGCTGCATTTGCCGCAAAGCTTCTGCACCTGCTCGGCCGAGAGCCTAAGGATGGCAGACATCGCCCCCGGATGCTTTGCTCCGGCGGCGGCCATCAGCTCTGCTCTGCGGCAGACCAGCCCAAACGCATCTTCCAGGGAGAGCAGGCCGCAGAACGCGACTGCGGCAATCTCGCCCAGAGAGAAGCCTGCGGCATAATCCGCGCGGATGCCCGCTTCTTCCAAAGCGGCCGCACAGGCATAGTCCATGGCGAAAAGGCAGGGCTGGGTGTTGATGGTGGAAGAGAGCTCTTCCGCGCTTCCCTCAAAGCACTGCGCCAGTGTCCCCGCCCGCAGTGCCTCGCAGGCATCGAATACCCGGCGTGCGGCGGGGGAGGCGGCATAGAGCGCCTTGCCCATGCCCGGGTACTGCGCGCCCTGGCCGGCAAACAGAAAGGCTATTTGAGCCATTGCTGCGCTCCTTTCAGGCATTGCTCTGCCTCGGAAAACATGCGGGAGATGATCTCGGCGGCAGGCAGCTCATCCTTGACCAGTGCGGCGCACTGGCCTGCCATAAAGCAGCCGTTCACCTCGTCGCCCTCCCGGGCAGCCTTGCGCAGCGCGCCAGCGCCGAACTTTTCGATCTCCTCGTTGGAGACGTCGGAATATTCCAGCTCGAAGAATTTGCGCGAGAACTGGTTTTTGAGCGAACGCACCGGGTGCCCCAGGCGCTTGCCCGTGGTGATGGTGTCGATATCCTTGGCTTTGAGCACGCGCTTCTTATAGTTCTCGTGAATCGTGCATTCATTGGCGGTCAGAAACCGCGTTCCGCACTGCACGCCAACAGCCCCCAGCATGAATGCCGCCGCGACGCCCCGGCCGTCTGCAATGCCGCCCGCCGCCAAAACCGGGATGCTCACCGCATCGCAAATTTGGGGGACCAGCGCCATGGTGTTGATCTCGCCGATATGCCCGCCGGATTCACCGCCCTCAGCGATGACGGCGCAGGCGCCCTGCCGCTCGACCATCCGGGCAATCGCCGTAGAGGGGACGACCGGGACGATTTTGATGCCTGCGGCAAGCCAGTCTTTCATGTATTTGCCGGGCATTCCTGCGCCTGTCGTAACGACGGGAACCTTCTCTTCCGCCACAACCTTTGCGACTTCATCGGCAAAGGGGCTCATGAGCATGATGTTGACGCCAAAGGGCTTCTCCGTCTGCTCCCGGCATTTGCGGATTTCGCCGCGCAGGTATTCACCATCTGCGTTCATGGCCGAGATGATGCCCAGCCCGCCGCCGTTCGAGACGGCCGAAGCCAGGCTGGCATCCGAAACCCATGCCATGCCGCCCTGAAAAATGGGATATTCGATTCCAAAAAGATCACAGATGGGAGTTCTCACCATGGCTATTTTGCCTCGTCAATCAGCGCGACGACATCCGCGACGGTTTTGAGGGCCTCGCTCATCTCGATGCTGATGCCAAACTCATCTTCCAGGTTCATGATGATCTCAACGGTATCCAGAGAATCCAGGCCGAGGTCTGCAAACGTGCTCTCCATCTTGATCTCGCTGGCATCCATATCCTTGTAATCCGCCAGAATCTGTGCAACTTTCTCAAATGTCATGTTCATTTCCTCCAAAATAAATAATAAATTCATCTATTTGCAGCGGCCTTTGCCGTTACAATCATACTATAGCTCCCATTTCAGGATGCAGGCACCGCTGGTCAGCCCGGCTCCAAAAGCGCTCATGGCCAGGTATTCGCCTTTTTGCAGTGCGCCGCCGCGGTTCAGCTCATCCAGCAGAATGGCGATGCCGGCGGAAGATGTGTTGCCGTGCAGCTCGACATTGTGCGGGAATTTCTCTTTTGGCTGTTTGAGCCGGGTGCGCACTGCTTCCAGAATGCGCAGGTTGGCCTGATGCAGCAGAAAATGGCCCACCTGCGAGAGATCCATGCCGCGATCTGCGCAAAGCGCGCGCAGATCCTCTGTCGATCTGGAAACGGCGAATTTATAGACCTCCTGGCCGTTCATAAAGAGCGGGGAAGAGGGAGCCGGCGCAATATAAGGGCAGTTTCCCGAAGCGTGATATGCGTGCAAAACGCTGGCATCGCAGGAGGTGTGCATCAAAAAGCTGGCGTCCTCGCCCCCGGCAGAGACGACTGCCGCCGCCGCGCCATCGCCAAAGAGCACGCAGGTCGCGCGATCCGTCCAGTCGACCATGCGGCTGGGGCACTCTGCGGCCACGATGAGAATGTTTTTGCATTTCCCGCTTTTCAGATAAGCCTCGGCCATCTCCAGGGCATAGAGAAAACCCGCGCAGGCGCCGTTTAAATCGATGCACGGGCAGGCCGCGCCGATTTTTCCCTGGATGACGCAGGAGAGCGCCGGAGTCAGATAGGGGCTTAGAACGTTGGAGCAGAAGATATAGTCTATTTGCCCAGCGCCGAGCCCAGCCTGGGCCAGCGCCTTTTCCGCCGCCTCTGCCGCCAAATCTTCCAGGGCCTCATCCGTCAGGATGCGCCGCTCCACAATGCCCGTGCGCGTGCGGATCCATTCATCGGAAGTATCCAGGAAAGCGGAAAGATCGTCGTTTGTGATGCGCAGCTTAGGGGCCGCGCTGCCAGTTCCGATAATTTTCAAGATAATGCCTTCTTTCCGGCGGGGTAGATGCCTTGATTGAGCGCCATGGCCTCTGCCGCCTGCTTATGCACAAATTCATTGAGATTTTTCAGCGCACTCAATAAGATAGGAGCCTGCTCATCGCTTGCCTCGCGCAGCAGCGAGCGCACCATCTGCTCGTGAAAATAGCGGTGCGCCGCATCCGCGCGGCGGCCTGAACGGGTCAGCGTAACGCGGACGACCCTGGCATCCTTTTTGGAGCGCACTTTTTGCACAAATCCCTTTTTTTCCAGCTTTTGAATTGCGACTGTCGCAGAGGGAAGCGTGATCTCCTGATCCTGCGCAATCTGGCTCATGGAACAGCCGGCATTATCTTTTCGGCAGTGCTGGCCGATGGTCTCTAAAATATGAAGCTCGCCAATGTTCAAATCCAGCCGGGTGGTGCGCAGCGTCTGTTCCTCTACCGAGAGAATGCTGCGAAAAATATCCACCAGCAGATGGTTGATCTCCGAAAACATACCTTTTTGCACGATTTCCCTCCTTTTTAATTAGTTAGATTATCTAATCAATAGGAGTATTATAGATCCAAAAAAAGGCTGTGTCAATGCCGGAAAAGGGAGAGCGCGGCATCCGGGGAAAACAGCAAAAATCCGGCATGAAACATGCAAAAGCGCCCAGCTAAAGCGGGCAGCGCATGGGCGTAAAGCGGATGCCGTCTGCCGTTTGCTCAGGGCCGAGATCCGAGAAGCCCAGGCGGTGGTAGGCGGGTACGGCATAGGGCGAGGAGTTTACGGTGAGCTGCTCTTGTCCGTTTTCCCGGGCGAAAGCCGCCGCCGTTTGAACCAGCGAGCGGGCGATCCCCTGCCTATGAAAACAGGGATCCACGAACAAGAGGCAGATATGGCGCCCATCCCGCATGGCAAGCACGCCAACTAGGCGATCTTCCCTGAGAGCCGCCCAGATTTTGAGCGCCCCGGAGCTGAACTGCCCGGGAACAGAATCCAGAAAGGCATAGAAAGAAGCGATGCCCTCCCGGCTGTAATCCGGCGCCTCAAAGCGATCGAATACACCGCGCACAAGAGAGAGGCACTGCTCCATTTGGGCCGATAAGAGCGGGCGGATCTGCATAAGCTGTGTCTCCTTTTAATTTTTACTCTCTATTATATAATAAGATACTTTAAATTCAGGCCGGCAATAAAAAAAGAGCGCCCGAAGGCAGCTCTTTTTTCTTATCGGACTTCATCCAGCGTTTTTGCCACGCGGTGCTCGATGGGCTTCCATTCCACCTTCTGGAACAGCGCGGCCAGAGAGATGGGAATATAGGTGAACAGGAAGAGAGGGAAGGTAAACGTATACAGAACTTTCTTATACGCAGGACACTTGATGGCCTTCCACTCGGTGATGGTCGTGAGCACGCCGACGACAAACAGCGTCATGTAGTAGTTGAGCAAAGACATGAGCAGGGATTGGCTGGTCAGCTGGATCAAAATCGGGTTAATGCGGGAGCCGAACGCCGCGGCGCACAGGAAAACCGCATTGACGACCATGGAAAGCAGCGAGACGAACGTCGCCGGCATGACGGTCATGGTCATATCATAGCAGGCGAAGTTGTTGGCATCTTTGCGGAAGATGCCGCAGATGAGGCGCTTGCCGTATTTGCAGATGATCTGGTAGAACCCTTTGCACCACCGCATCCGCTGATGCCAGGACTGCGCAAAATCCTCGGGCTGTTCGTCGTAGAGCACAGCCGTTTCGCAGTAGCCGATGGTCTCGCCCTTTAAAACATTGTCCACGGTGAACTCGATATCCTCGGTCAGCAGGTGGTGAATCCAGCCGCCCTGCTCGCGGATGATCGCGCTGGAGAGAAGGAAGCCCGTGCCCGAGATGGCGCAGCTGGTGCCCAGCCGCATTCTGGGGTTGTTGAGGTATTTGGCTTCCCGAAGGAACCACAGGCCATAGCCGGCAGAGAGCCAGTTGGTCCCAAAGTTTTTGGAGTTGCGGTAGCTGGTGATGACGCGGTAGCCCTGGCTGAAGACCTTGTTCATCTCCTCGATGTAGTGCTCATCCAGCAGGTTATCCGCGTCGAACACGAAGTAGCCGTCGAAATAGGAATCGCCGTATTCGGCTGCGATTTTATGGAATGCGTAATCCAGGGCATAGCCCTTGCCCACGCGTATTTTATTGAACCGGCGGTAGACGATGGCGCCATGCTCGCTGGCGACCTGCGCCGTGTTGTCTGTGCAGTTATCTGCGACGACAAAAACCTCCACAAGCTCTTTGGGGTATTTCTGCCCCTTGATTGTATCGATCAGCTGGCCGATGACAGAGCTTTCATTGCGCGCCGAAATGAGAACGCCGTAGCGGTGCTGCTTTGCCTCTGTCTGAGGGGCGTTTCCAGACTTCAATCTCTTTTTATCCCGATGCTTGCCAACCAAGGCAACGACGATATAAAACATCTGATATGCGTACATCGCCGTGATGAGAATAAAAATAATCATATTGAAGGTTTTGATAAATTCCATTTTGTTTCCTCCATAATTTTCCCATTCGAAGAATAGCATCCCGGGGGATACGATTCAAGCGGCTTAAAGAAATTTTAAAAAACACTTGCGAACTATTTACAAAATATATATAATTTTGTGGCAAAAAAGATGAATTTGTAACAGAAGATGTCGAAACAAAGCCTATAGGCGCGCCGTTCAAAAATAATATTTTTTGAAAAAGCGAGCCTGCCATGTTTGCGCGAGCCGGCTTTTTTGCATGATACTTATATGTATATTTACTTTTCCGCAAGCCATGATACTGCCGGCGTAGATTTTAAAATGGGAGGGCTTATCATGACGACAAAAAGGGCTGCTTCATGTTGAAGACGCCTTCGGCCACGCTAAGTGCGCAAGGAAGCGGCGGAGCGGCGCGACTGCTTTTTAAAGATGTATCAGAAGGCAGATATAAAAGTAGCGCCCCGAAGACCAGCTTTTCGGAGCGCTGTTTGATGCGGCCGCCTAAAAAGAGACGATCAGCAGCATTTTGAACTGTTCTTCGCCGTATACAGCGTGGGGAATATCCTTGGGCATGACGATCGTCTGCCCCTGCTCCAGATAGTAGACCTGGCCGCCGATGGTGAAGCGCCCTTTGCCATCCAGCACGGTTACCATTGCATCGCCCCCGGAGGCATGGGTGGAGATTTCCTCTCCCTGATCAAAGGAAAAGATTGTAACGCTGACGAGCTCGTTTTGCACCAGCGTTTTGCTCATGACCTGCCCCTGCTGATACGCGATTTGATCTTTGAGCGACAGCACTTGCTCTTTTTTGATGTTTTTATACATTCCGCCCCTCCTATATAAGATGATATTTTTATTATGCCCGCTTGCTGTTAATAGTTTAGTGAGCCTGCAATATTTTCTGCAAATCCCGCCGCACCCGCTAGTAAGCCGCTGCCGGGATGGGAATGGAGATTCCGGAAATCAGCTCGGCTTCAAAGCGCCGGATTGCGACGAGATAGAGCGTGTTTACCAGTGCTTCTATGAAGATATTGCAGAGAAATAAACTGATTTGCGCGATCAGGAGAAAAGAAATGGAGGATACGAGGATGACGGTGCAGCAATGTTATCAGGCAATGGGCTCAGATTATGAGGATGTGATGAGCAGGCTCAGGACGGATGAGCGGGTGAAAAAATTCCTGCTCAAGGTGTCGAGCGATTCCAGCTATGCGCTGCTATGCAGTTCGCTGGAGCAAAAGGATATCTCCGAGGCTTTTTGGGTGGCGCATACGATAAAAGGCATCACCCAGAATCTCTCGCTGACAAAGCTCTATGCGTCCTCTGCGCAGCTTTGCGACGTGCTGCGGGATCGGCAGGAATATGGCGAGGATATCCAGCCTGCCTTTGAGGCAGTGGAAAAGGACTACGAGTTCACCATCGGCTGTGTTCAGCAGCTGGCGGAGAGCGTATAGCTGAATTGGCCGGAAAAATGATTCACCGTGATAAGCCGCAGAAGAGAAAGCGCGCGCTAAATTGGGGCGATAGGGCATGGTGCGAAAAAATGAAGCGAGCAGGGCGCCTTGCTCTGCCCTATGCCAAATAGAAAAAGACCCGCTTAAATAGCGGGTCTTTTGAGTAGAAGGCCAAACGCACCTTTTAAAAAGATAAATAAGGGGTTTGCATTTTGAAGCCTTGTTTAATACTTGCAAAATAGATTTTTTGTTTTTTGTAAAAGCGCCGCAGGCGCATAACCGCAAAAAAGTGGTAGGCAAGCGGGGAATAAAAAACCGAGCAAGGGACGAGCGAACGTTTTTTATTCGAGAGCGAGGCCGAGCTTTTTTGCGGAAGAGGGGCGGCAACGGGGCGAACGTCAAAGCCCTCGGCATATTGCCGAGGGCTTTGTGTGCAGCGTAGTTTGCTGCGACGTGGCGTACCCGGGAGGATTCGAACCTCTGACCTTTGGAGTCGGAGTCCAACGCTCTATCCAGCTGAGCTACGGATACAACATGGATATCTTAGCACACTTTCCCTGCGTTGGCAAGACGGTGCGCGATGCAAATTTTCAAAATATATGGTAATATTATTAAAGGCAAAAAGAAAAATTTGCGCTCCAAGCGAGGGCTTCCCGGCCGAAAAGACCTTTCAAATCTTATCTTTTTGGAGTAAATTGTCCGGCCGAAAATGAAAACAGCGCAGGAAAGCCAAATCTTCAGCACATATGCTCAGCTGCCGGCAAAAGGAGAAAACTACTTGATCAACGGAAAAACAGAAGGAATCAAACAAAATATATTAGACGAGCTGGAACTGCTCTATGAGGCACAGTGCCCGCGCGGCGAATTTCTGACGCAGGAGCTGGCCGATGCGCTGGCAAAATACTCCTGCATGCTAAACCGGGAGATCTCCATTTTTCTTTCCAGAAGCGGGAATGTGCTGGATATTTCCATCGGAAGCGAGGATAACGTCTCCCTGCCTGTGATGAGAAAACGGCGGGGCACCATGGGCCTTTCGGGCG from the Christensenellaceae bacterium 44-20 genome contains:
- a CDS encoding GNAT family N-acetyltransferase, which codes for MQIRPLLSAQMEQCLSLVRGVFDRFEAPDYSREGIASFYAFLDSVPGQFSSGALKIWAALREDRLVGVLAMRDGRHICLLFVDPCFHRQGIARSLVQTAAAFARENGQEQLTVNSSPYAVPAYHRLGFSDLGPEQTADGIRFTPMRCPL
- the fabK gene encoding enoyl-[acyl-carrier-protein] reductase FabK, which produces MVRTPICDLFGIEYPIFQGGMAWVSDASLASAVSNGGGLGIISAMNADGEYLRGEIRKCREQTEKPFGVNIMLMSPFADEVAKVVAEEKVPVVTTGAGMPGKYMKDWLAAGIKIVPVVPSTAIARMVERQGACAVIAEGGESGGHIGEINTMALVPQICDAVSIPVLAAGGIADGRGVAAAFMLGAVGVQCGTRFLTANECTIHENYKKRVLKAKDIDTITTGKRLGHPVRSLKNQFSRKFFELEYSDVSNEEIEKFGAGALRKAAREGDEVNGCFMAGQCAALVKDELPAAEIISRMFSEAEQCLKGAQQWLK
- a CDS encoding beta-ketoacyl-ACP synthase 3 translates to MKIIGTGSAAPKLRITNDDLSAFLDTSDEWIRTRTGIVERRILTDEALEDLAAEAAEKALAQAGLGAGQIDYIFCSNVLSPYLTPALSCVIQGKIGAACPCIDLNGACAGFLYALEMAEAYLKSGKCKNILIVAAECPSRMVDWTDRATCVLFGDGAAAAVVSAGGEDASFLMHTSCDASVLHAYHASGNCPYIAPAPSSPLFMNGQEVYKFAVSRSTEDLRALCADRGMDLSQVGHFLLHQANLRILEAVRTRLKQPKEKFPHNVELHGNTSSAGIAILLDELNRGGALQKGEYLAMSAFGAGLTSGACILKWEL
- a CDS encoding ACP S-malonyltransferase; its protein translation is MAQIAFLFAGQGAQYPGMGKALYAASPAARRVFDACEALRAGTLAQCFEGSAEELSSTINTQPCLFAMDYACAAALEEAGIRADYAAGFSLGEIAAVAFCGLLSLEDAFGLVCRRAELMAAAGAKHPGAMSAILRLSAEQVQKLCGKCSDVFPVNYNCPGQTVVSGKEEQLAALEQEVSAAGGRAMRLKVSGSFHSPYMQEASEGLAEYMAGLSFSAPRIPLYANATAEPYTAESAADLLAQQVKSPVLWQKSMEALRKEGCGAFAEVGAGKTLTGLMRKIDADAAACNIESPETLQKAVSMLKGEENGK
- a CDS encoding MarR family transcriptional regulator: MQKGMFSEINHLLVDIFRSILSVEEQTLRTTRLDLNIGELHILETIGQHCRKDNAGCSMSQIAQDQEITLPSATVAIQKLEKKGFVQKVRSKKDARVVRVTLTRSGRRADAAHRYFHEQMVRSLLREASDEQAPILLSALKNLNEFVHKQAAEAMALNQGIYPAGKKALS
- a CDS encoding acyl carrier protein, which translates into the protein MTFEKVAQILADYKDMDASEIKMESTFADLGLDSLDTVEIIMNLEDEFGISIEMSEALKTVADVVALIDEAK
- the fabG gene encoding 3-oxoacyl-[acyl-carrier-protein] reductase; its protein translation is MANKVALVTGASRGIGKAIALKLAEAGMDIAIVYAGNTAAAEQCQKEVEALGVRAKTYQCDVSDFSAAGELVSSVIADLGPIWALVNNAGITKDTLCMRMKEEEFDRVIAVNLKGAFNLIRQACGGMMRSRAGRIINLTSVVGLMGNAGQANYAAAKAGIIGLTKSVAKELASRGVTCNAIAPGFIETDMTAAMPAAAQEAVLSAIPMKRCGQAEDVANLAAFLACEQAGYLTGAVIPVDGGMSM